One Candidatus Uhrbacteria bacterium genomic region harbors:
- a CDS encoding tyrosine-type recombinase/integrase — translation MRTRVADPPPVGGVDYVNRPTPRGQPLAAASRNRKLVVLSGFFAFLKEKGHASADPTAGVPWSRLTRSERPALTGAEIGRLLRATERARSPWAAARDAALVSVLFHVGLRLAELVALDVDQVDLRAGLLLGVKRKGGNSQPLPLNESARNALSAWLEVRGEATSSALLLSQTRGRLSRRAVEARVATLGRVAGFSFNVSPHMLRHGFATEILAAGANLEEVRRLLGHTSILTTSRYLHPDGKALRAAVNRLSRPARRRGGDGTGKPEGVEDP, via the coding sequence CGTCGACTACGTCAACCGTCCCACTCCGCGCGGGCAGCCGCTTGCTGCCGCGTCACGCAACCGGAAGCTCGTCGTGCTGTCCGGGTTTTTCGCGTTCCTCAAGGAGAAGGGCCATGCGTCCGCAGATCCGACGGCGGGCGTGCCGTGGAGCCGGCTCACCCGGTCGGAGCGGCCTGCATTGACCGGCGCCGAGATCGGGCGGTTGCTCCGAGCCACGGAACGGGCGCGAAGTCCCTGGGCGGCGGCGCGCGACGCCGCGCTCGTCTCGGTGCTGTTCCATGTCGGCCTGCGGCTCGCCGAGCTGGTGGCCCTCGACGTGGACCAGGTGGACCTGCGGGCCGGCCTGCTCTTGGGCGTCAAGCGCAAGGGTGGCAACTCCCAGCCGTTGCCGCTCAACGAGTCAGCGAGGAACGCGCTCTCGGCCTGGCTGGAAGTTCGTGGCGAGGCCACTTCGTCGGCGCTTCTGCTGTCGCAGACCCGCGGTCGGCTGTCGCGTCGAGCCGTCGAAGCGCGGGTCGCGACGCTCGGCCGCGTGGCCGGTTTCTCGTTCAACGTCTCGCCGCACATGCTTCGGCACGGGTTCGCGACGGAGATTCTCGCCGCCGGCGCGAACCTCGAAGAAGTCCGGCGACTGCTCGGGCACACCAGCATCCTGACGACCAGCCGGTATCTGCATCCCGACGGCAAGGCGCTGCGGGCGGCGGTCAACCGCCTGTCTCGACCAGCTCGACGACGGGGTGGCGATGGAACTGGAAAACCAGAAGGGGTCGAAGACCCTTGA